Below is a genomic region from Gemmatimonadaceae bacterium.
CGCGCGCCCGCATGCCGGCGTGGAAGCGCGGCCTGGCCAGCGCCGGCGGCGTGTTCCTGCTCGCATTAGGAAAGTTGAAATTCCTGCTGCTCGGCCTGACGAAACTGAGCACGCTGCTGTCGATGGTCGCATTCTTCGGCGTGTACTGGAACGCGTACGGCTGGCCGCTCGCGCTGGGACTCGTGCTGTCGATTTACATCCACGAGATGGGCCACGTGATGGAGCTGAGACGCTTGGGCATCGCCGCCGGAGCGCCGATCTTCATTCCCGGCATCGGCGCACTCGTCCGGCTCAAACAGCGTGTCGACGATCCGCTGACCGACGCGAAGATCGGCCTCGCGGGTCCGATCTGGGGAACGGTCGCCGGCCTCGCCGCCTTCGGCGTGTATCTCGCGACGCATTCCGCGACGTGGGGCGCCATCGCACAGCTCACGGCGTGGATCAACCTGTTCAATCTGATTCCGATCTGGCAGCTCGACGGATCGCGCGGCTTTCACGCCCTCGATCGCAACGGCCGTCTCGCCATCGTCGGGTTCGCGGGCGTGCTGTTTCTGCTCACGTCACAGAAATGGCTGGTCGTCATCGCGCTGGTCGGCGCGTACCGCGCATTCAAGCCCGCGGTCTCGAGCTCCAATCGCGGCATCCTGATCACGTTCGCGCTGCTCCTCGCGACGCTCGCCGGTTTGTCGTCGATTCAGCCGCTCGGCTGAGCCACCGCGTAAAGCGCGATTCGCGGCGGCCGCGGCGCATCGACGGCATCGTCGATCGTCAACCGCACACGGCGCACAGCTACGGGATCAAATCGATCGAGCTTGCGAAATCCGATCGTCGTGCCGTGCGACAGCTCTCGCCACCCATCCGCTCCTTCACCCGACAGCGTGTAGCGCGCGATCACCTGTCCCGCCGACAGATCCTCGCGCAAATCCGCGATCGCGATGCGCGTCGGCTCGTCGAAACCGATCGTGGCGACCGCTGTTCTGTCTCCGGTGCGTTGCCACACGAGGTGCCGCCGCTCTGAAACGTCGCGCGCGAACATCGCATCGCGTGTCGTTCGAAACGCCTTCAGGTGCGCGACGTCGGTTTCGTGCAACACCCCATCGCGCGTCGGCGG
It encodes:
- a CDS encoding site-2 protease family protein, which codes for MGEATAATSGTPCAECGTELVPLALACPACATLVHGDRLKQIALSAGERERAGDLAMAIQTWNRALPLLPAESEQYATIRKHMTTLATTMQERAAAQTKAARARMPAWKRGLASAGGVFLLALGKLKFLLLGLTKLSTLLSMVAFFGVYWNAYGWPLALGLVLSIYIHEMGHVMELRRLGIAAGAPIFIPGIGALVRLKQRVDDPLTDAKIGLAGPIWGTVAGLAAFGVYLATHSATWGAIAQLTAWINLFNLIPIWQLDGSRGFHALDRNGRLAIVGFAGVLFLLTSQKWLVVIALVGAYRAFKPAVSSSNRGILITFALLLATLAGLSSIQPLG